The proteins below are encoded in one region of Syntrophotalea carbinolica DSM 2380:
- the rplL gene encoding 50S ribosomal protein L7/L12: MADITKEQVVSFIENMSVLELAELVKELEEKFGVSAAAPVAVAAAPGAAAGAAAAEEKDEFDVVLKSAGDKKINVIKVVRAATGLGLKEAKDMVDGAPQTIKEAMPKAEAEELKKQLEEAGAAVELK, from the coding sequence ATGGCTGATATCACCAAAGAGCAAGTTGTTTCCTTTATCGAAAACATGAGCGTTCTGGAACTGGCTGAGCTGGTTAAGGAACTGGAAGAAAAATTCGGCGTATCCGCCGCCGCACCCGTAGCCGTAGCTGCTGCTCCTGGTGCCGCTGCTGGCGCTGCCGCTGCTGAAGAAAAAGACGAGTTTGACGTCGTGTTGAAGTCCGCCGGCGACAAGAAGATCAACGTTATCAAAGTTGTTCGTGCCGCTACCGGTCTCGGCCTCAAAGAAGCCAAGGACATGGTCGACGGGGCTCCTCAGACCATCAAAGAGGCTATGCCCAAGGCCGAAGCTGAAGAGCTCAAGAAGCAGCTCGAGGAAGCTGGCGCAGCTGTCGAACTCAAGTAG
- the nusG gene encoding transcription termination/antitermination protein NusG, translating into MSKKWYGVHTYSGFENKVKMTLEERIRQLGFEELFGEVLIPSETVVEMKNGERKTSTRKFFPGYILVQMELNNETWHVVKNTPKVTGFVGGGSAPPPISDEEVAKITARMEEDVERPKPKVAFEVGETVRVVDGPFLNFTGVVEDVKPDKGKLKVMVSIFGRVTPVELEFIQVEKTS; encoded by the coding sequence ATGTCTAAAAAGTGGTACGGGGTGCATACATATTCCGGGTTCGAAAACAAGGTCAAGATGACTTTGGAAGAGCGGATTCGTCAGCTCGGTTTCGAGGAGCTGTTCGGGGAGGTGCTGATTCCCTCCGAGACAGTTGTCGAGATGAAGAATGGCGAGCGTAAGACTTCCACGCGGAAGTTTTTCCCGGGGTATATCCTCGTGCAGATGGAGCTTAACAACGAAACCTGGCACGTGGTCAAGAATACCCCGAAGGTGACAGGGTTTGTTGGTGGGGGGTCGGCGCCGCCGCCGATCTCGGACGAAGAGGTGGCCAAGATCACCGCGCGCATGGAAGAGGATGTCGAGCGGCCCAAGCCCAAGGTGGCTTTCGAGGTTGGCGAGACGGTGCGTGTGGTTGACGGTCCCTTTCTGAATTTCACCGGCGTTGTTGAGGATGTGAAACCCGATAAGGGAAAGCTGAAGGTCATGGTCAGCATTTTCGGCCGGGTTACTCCTGTCGAGCTCGAGTTTATCCAAGTCGAAAAAACCAGCTGA
- the pyrF gene encoding orotidine-5'-phosphate decarboxylase: protein MLVEARKKLIFALDVESGASAEEWVRRLRGKVGVFKVGKQLFTRCGPDVVRMIRDHGGEVFLDLKFHDIPNTVAKAAIEACRLGVRMFNVHALGGRAMMAGAAEAVREYFAAGEDVPPLLLGVTILTSSSEETLREVGVDRPVEEMVPRLACLAKGAGLDGVVASPREVGLIRRACGRDFAIVTPGVRPSFAETNDQQRIMTPGEAIAAGSDFLVVGRPIAASEDPVGAAQRIVEEMAAALEEG from the coding sequence ATGCTTGTCGAAGCGCGTAAAAAATTGATCTTTGCCCTTGATGTCGAGTCGGGGGCATCGGCGGAAGAATGGGTGCGGCGCCTGCGTGGCAAAGTCGGAGTATTTAAAGTCGGCAAACAGCTCTTTACCCGATGCGGGCCCGATGTGGTTCGCATGATCCGGGACCATGGCGGCGAGGTTTTTCTCGATCTGAAATTCCATGATATTCCCAATACCGTTGCCAAGGCCGCCATTGAGGCGTGTCGTCTCGGGGTGCGCATGTTCAATGTGCATGCCTTGGGTGGGCGTGCGATGATGGCGGGGGCAGCCGAGGCGGTGAGAGAATACTTTGCCGCCGGTGAGGATGTGCCGCCGTTGCTCCTGGGGGTTACGATCTTGACTTCTTCCAGCGAAGAAACGTTGCGGGAGGTCGGTGTCGACAGGCCTGTCGAAGAAATGGTACCTCGCCTGGCATGTCTGGCGAAGGGGGCAGGGCTCGATGGCGTCGTAGCCTCGCCGCGGGAAGTCGGCTTGATACGCCGGGCCTGCGGGCGCGATTTTGCTATCGTGACACCGGGGGTGCGGCCCTCTTTCGCGGAAACAAACGATCAGCAGCGCATTATGACCCCGGGTGAGGCGATTGCTGCCGGATCCGATTTCCTGGTGGTCGGTCGGCCCATCGCTGCATCCGAAGATCCGGTGGGCGCTGCTCAGCGTATCGTGGAAGAGATGGCAGCCGCGTTGGAAGAGGGCTGA
- the rplK gene encoding 50S ribosomal protein L11: MAKKVVGLIKLQIPAGKANPSPPVGPALGQHGVNIMEFCKAFNAKTQAQDGMIIPVVITVFADRSFSFITKTPPAAVLLMKAAKIPKGSSVPNKDKVGKVTKAQVREIAELKMPDLNAFDIEAAIRTIEGTARSMGLEIV, translated from the coding sequence ATGGCCAAAAAGGTTGTTGGATTAATAAAATTGCAGATTCCTGCCGGCAAAGCCAACCCTTCGCCGCCGGTCGGTCCCGCGCTGGGTCAGCACGGGGTCAACATTATGGAGTTTTGCAAGGCGTTCAATGCTAAGACGCAAGCTCAGGACGGTATGATTATTCCGGTAGTCATTACCGTATTTGCCGACCGTTCTTTTAGCTTTATTACCAAAACGCCGCCTGCTGCTGTTTTGTTGATGAAGGCCGCCAAGATTCCCAAAGGGTCTTCGGTGCCGAACAAGGATAAGGTCGGTAAGGTGACCAAGGCGCAGGTGCGCGAAATCGCCGAACTGAAAATGCCTGATCTCAATGCGTTTGACATTGAGGCTGCGATTCGTACTATTGAGGGTACGGCTCGCAGTATGGGCCTCGAAATCGTATAA
- the rplA gene encoding 50S ribosomal protein L1: MSIGKLHKQAKEKVDRSQVYPIGEALALVKEVAHAKFDETVEISVRLGVDPRKADQMVRGAVVLPNGLGKDVKVLVFAKGEKAIEAKEAGADYVGGDDLVAKIQEGWFDFDTAIATPDMMGTVGKIGRLLGPRGLMPNPKVGTVTFEVGKATSEAKSGKVEYRVEKAGIVHAPVGKVSFDAEKLQENLVALFDALVKAKPATAKGTYFKKMSLSSTMGPGINVDLPTVQALVK; the protein is encoded by the coding sequence ATGTCCATAGGAAAGCTGCACAAGCAAGCCAAGGAAAAAGTCGATCGTTCGCAGGTGTATCCCATCGGCGAAGCGCTTGCCTTGGTAAAGGAGGTTGCACACGCTAAATTCGACGAAACCGTCGAGATCTCTGTTCGTCTTGGGGTTGATCCCCGTAAGGCCGATCAGATGGTGCGTGGCGCCGTGGTGTTGCCTAACGGCCTGGGTAAAGACGTCAAAGTTCTGGTGTTTGCCAAAGGCGAGAAGGCTATTGAAGCAAAAGAAGCTGGAGCCGACTATGTTGGCGGAGATGATCTCGTCGCCAAGATTCAGGAAGGCTGGTTCGACTTCGATACTGCCATTGCGACTCCCGATATGATGGGTACGGTTGGTAAGATCGGTCGTCTTCTCGGCCCCCGCGGGCTGATGCCGAACCCCAAAGTAGGAACCGTGACCTTTGAAGTCGGCAAGGCTACGAGTGAGGCCAAATCGGGTAAGGTTGAATATCGTGTCGAAAAGGCCGGTATTGTTCATGCTCCGGTGGGTAAGGTCTCCTTCGATGCCGAAAAGCTTCAGGAAAATCTGGTTGCCCTGTTTGATGCGCTGGTAAAGGCCAAGCCGGCAACTGCTAAAGGAACCTATTTTAAAAAGATGAGTCTTAGCAGCACCATGGGTCCCGGGATCAATGTTGATCTCCCCACTGTGCAGGCTCTCGTAAAATAG
- the rlmB gene encoding 23S rRNA (guanosine(2251)-2'-O)-methyltransferase RlmB, with product MGSLIYGVNPVLEALKSRQRKPLELLVLHGAESSRLSAVCEAARARRVAIRSLDRRELDALAEGARHQGVALRLESQSVIALEDLLDLWRNAGGKGVILVLDGITDPHNLGALARSAEAVGCQGIVLPKDRSCPITAAAEKASAGALAYLPVCRVTNVARSLEVFKQAGFWVYGLAGDAGSQSLYDTDLRGNVVLVVGGEGKGLRDNVRKHCDALLAIPMRGQVSSLNASVAGGVALFEVLRQQTV from the coding sequence GTGGGTAGTCTCATTTACGGCGTAAATCCTGTTCTGGAAGCGCTTAAGAGTCGACAGCGCAAGCCTTTGGAGTTGCTGGTGCTGCACGGCGCGGAATCGTCGCGGCTTTCTGCTGTATGCGAGGCTGCCCGTGCTCGTCGCGTAGCCATTCGCTCCCTGGATCGCCGCGAGTTGGATGCTCTTGCCGAGGGCGCGCGCCATCAAGGGGTGGCGTTGCGACTGGAATCCCAATCGGTGATAGCGCTTGAAGATCTTTTGGATCTCTGGCGAAATGCCGGCGGCAAAGGGGTGATTCTGGTGCTCGACGGCATTACCGATCCACATAACCTCGGAGCATTGGCAAGGTCGGCGGAAGCTGTAGGCTGCCAGGGGATCGTTCTTCCCAAGGATCGGAGCTGTCCCATTACAGCCGCTGCCGAAAAGGCATCGGCCGGTGCTTTGGCGTATCTTCCGGTATGCCGCGTGACGAATGTCGCGCGTTCTTTAGAAGTTTTCAAGCAAGCCGGATTCTGGGTGTATGGCCTCGCCGGTGACGCTGGATCGCAAAGTCTTTACGATACCGACCTGCGCGGCAACGTGGTGCTGGTTGTCGGCGGTGAGGGAAAGGGCTTGCGGGATAATGTCAGAAAGCACTGTGATGCGCTGCTGGCGATTCCTATGCGCGGTCAAGTCTCTTCTCTCAATGCTTCCGTTGCCGGTGGTGTAGCGCTGTTTGAGGTTCTTCGTCAGCAGACGGTTTGA
- the secE gene encoding preprotein translocase subunit SecE: MVKKAMEFLGNVKVELKKVTWPSKRDGYGSTLAVIVLVLGVTAFLWGVDKLLSSAIGVILRG, from the coding sequence GTGGTCAAGAAGGCGATGGAGTTCCTTGGCAACGTCAAGGTCGAGTTAAAAAAGGTGACCTGGCCCTCCAAAAGAGATGGCTATGGGTCCACTCTGGCGGTTATCGTGCTGGTGCTTGGCGTTACGGCCTTCCTGTGGGGGGTCGACAAGTTGTTGTCTTCCGCCATCGGTGTGATTCTCAGGGGATAG
- the rplJ gene encoding 50S ribosomal protein L10 — protein MKKEAKSQVVSEMAQKLASCQAAFLADYRGLTVEQVNQLRGELKKVGVEYRVVKNTLLRLASKGTDAECLSEYLQGPNAIALAEEDPVGPAKVLTQFAKSNKAFELRAAELNGKLLSIDEVKALAELPSKEELLGKMLGSINAPVSNFVGVLAAVPRTFVQVLAAIQQQKEG, from the coding sequence GTGAAAAAAGAAGCGAAATCACAAGTCGTATCTGAAATGGCACAAAAGCTGGCTTCGTGCCAGGCTGCGTTTTTGGCCGACTACCGCGGTCTCACCGTCGAGCAGGTCAATCAGCTGCGTGGAGAGCTGAAGAAGGTCGGCGTCGAATACCGTGTCGTCAAGAATACTCTGCTGCGTCTGGCTTCCAAAGGTACCGATGCAGAGTGTCTTTCGGAGTATCTGCAGGGGCCTAACGCTATTGCTCTGGCAGAAGAGGATCCTGTCGGTCCCGCCAAGGTATTGACCCAATTTGCCAAGAGTAACAAGGCTTTCGAACTCAGGGCCGCCGAACTCAACGGCAAACTGTTGTCGATTGATGAAGTCAAGGCTCTTGCAGAGCTGCCGAGCAAGGAAGAGCTGCTTGGCAAAATGCTCGGTTCTATTAATGCACCGGTCAGCAATTTTGTCGGCGTTCTTGCTGCGGTTCCGCGTACCTTCGTACAGGTACTCGCCGCTATTCAGCAGCAAAAAGAAGGCTGA
- the tuf gene encoding elongation factor Tu, translating into MSKAKFERTKPHVNIGTIGHVDHGKTTLTAAITQTMAARGLAEFKAFDQIDNAPEERERGITIATAHVEYQTDTRHYAHVDCPGHADYVKNMITGAAQMDGAILVVSAADGPMPQTREHILLARQVGVPAMVVFLNKADMVDDEELMELVELEVRELLSSYDFPGDDIPIVAGSALKALECGCGKDDCDACKPIIELMNQVDTYIPEPERDIDKPFLMPVEDVFSISGRGTVATGRVESGIVCVQDEIEIVGMKETTKTVVTGVEMFRKLLDQGQAGDNIGVLLRGVKREDIERGQVLAKPGSITPHTKFKAEAYILTKEEGGRHTPFFNGYRPQFYFRTTDVTGICELAEGTEMVMPGDNASMTVNLITPIAMDKELRFAIREGGRTVGAGVVSEVIE; encoded by the coding sequence ATGTCGAAAGCAAAATTTGAAAGAACTAAGCCCCATGTAAATATCGGCACCATCGGTCATGTTGACCATGGTAAAACAACCCTGACTGCAGCTATTACACAGACTATGGCTGCACGTGGCCTGGCCGAGTTCAAGGCTTTTGATCAGATCGATAACGCTCCTGAGGAGCGTGAGCGTGGTATTACTATTGCCACCGCTCATGTCGAGTATCAGACCGATACCCGTCATTATGCCCACGTTGACTGCCCTGGTCATGCCGACTACGTCAAGAACATGATCACCGGTGCTGCGCAGATGGACGGTGCCATTCTGGTTGTGTCCGCTGCTGACGGCCCCATGCCTCAGACTCGCGAGCACATCCTGCTGGCTCGTCAGGTTGGCGTTCCCGCCATGGTCGTGTTTTTGAACAAGGCCGATATGGTCGACGATGAAGAGCTGATGGAACTGGTTGAGCTGGAAGTGCGCGAGCTGCTTAGTTCCTACGACTTCCCCGGCGACGATATTCCGATTGTTGCCGGTTCCGCTCTCAAGGCTCTCGAGTGTGGTTGCGGTAAGGACGATTGCGATGCCTGCAAGCCGATCATCGAGCTCATGAATCAGGTCGATACTTACATTCCTGAGCCTGAGCGCGATATCGACAAGCCTTTCCTGATGCCTGTTGAGGATGTCTTCTCCATCTCCGGTCGTGGTACTGTTGCTACCGGTCGTGTAGAGAGCGGTATCGTCTGCGTGCAGGATGAGATCGAGATTGTCGGCATGAAAGAGACCACCAAGACGGTCGTTACCGGCGTCGAGATGTTCCGCAAGCTGCTCGATCAGGGCCAGGCCGGCGACAACATCGGTGTGCTGCTGCGCGGCGTCAAGCGCGAAGACATCGAGCGCGGTCAGGTTCTTGCCAAGCCCGGCAGCATTACGCCGCATACCAAGTTCAAGGCCGAGGCCTATATTCTGACCAAGGAAGAGGGCGGCCGTCATACCCCGTTCTTCAATGGTTACCGTCCCCAGTTCTACTTCCGTACCACGGACGTTACCGGTATCTGTGAGCTTGCCGAGGGGACTGAAATGGTTATGCCTGGCGACAATGCCAGCATGACTGTAAACCTGATTACTCCGATCGCCATGGATAAAGAGCTGCGTTTCGCTATTCGCGAAGGTGGTCGTACCGTTGGCGCCGGTGTCGTCAGTGAAGTTATCGAGTAA
- the rpoB gene encoding DNA-directed RNA polymerase subunit beta — MAYSVANNQLLRKHFSTIKGIIEIPNLIDIQKNSYKRFLQAGLPPSARKNIGLEAVFRSVFPIRDFSETCSLDYVSYSLGTPKYDVGECHQRGMTFAAPVKVCVRLVSWDVDKESGVQAIRDIKEQEVYFGEIPLMTENGTFIINGTERVIVSQLHRSPGVFFDHDKGKTHSSGKILYNARVIPYRGSWLDFDFDHKDLLYVRIDRRRKLPATVLLKALGYSAEELLNYYYQVETVTVDGDSFKKKVNLDLLAGQRASTDVLGNDGEIIVKANRKFTKAAIRKLADSNVEYIPVSEEEIVGKVASTDIVDVSTGEVIVECNEEISESKLEELRTRGIVEFNILFIDHLHVGPYLRETLLLDRMATPEDARIEIYRRLRPGDPPTIKSANALFESLFFNPERYDLSVVGRIKLNYKLGLQSPEDQTTLTKDDILEVVRYLIGLRDGRGTIDDIDHLGNRRVRAVGELLENQYRVGLVRMERAIKERMSLQEVDSLMPHDLINSKPVSAVVKEFFGSSQLSQFMDQTNPLSEITHKRRLSALGPGGLTRERAGFEVRDVHPTHYGRVCPIETPEGPNIGLIASLSTYARINEHGFVETPYRIVEQGKVTNEIRYFSALEEGGHAIAQANAPLDDDGRFLNELVNARQNGEFVLIQREEIGLMDVSPKQLVSVAASLIPFLENDDANRALMGSNMQRQAVPLLRADAPLVGTGMERIVAHDSGAAVVARHNGVVESVDASRIVVKIDEGEVDEDGTGVDIYNLIKFARSNQNTCLNQKPIVKVGDRVASGGIIADGPSTEWGELALGQNVLVAFMPWEGYNFEDSILISEKLVKEDRYTSIHIEELECVARDTKLGKEEITNDIPNLGEDALKDLDESGIVRIGAEVKPGDILVGKITPKGETQLSPEEKLLRAIFGEKAGDVRDTSLRLPPGVEGVVIGARVFSRKGSDKDSRTEYIEKTEIEKLLKDQHDEIRIIRESTHGKLESLLVGQTSASALFDAAGKELLGQGEKITSEVLAEVPFARWREISLLDASENEEKLSAIMTSLAQREELIKAVFADKIEKIKRGDDLPPGVIKMVKVYIAIKRKLSVGDKMAGRHGNKGVLSRVLPEEDMPYMADGTPVEIVLNPLGVPSRMNVGQILETHLGLAARGLGVQIQEHLDRYYTPEAMRTKIGECYEDDRVAEFVDALPDDEVMQLARQLSRGVPMASPVFEGVTEEQMKNQMERAGFASSGQMTLYNGKTGEAFKEKVTVGIMYMLKLHHLVDDKIHARSIGPYSLVTQQPLGGKAQFGGQRLGEMEVWAMEAYGAAHALQEFLTVKSDDVTGRTRMYEAIVKGKHTLEAGLPESFNVLIKELQSLCLDVELLEEQE, encoded by the coding sequence ATGGCTTATTCGGTTGCGAATAACCAGCTTCTTAGGAAACATTTTAGCACGATTAAGGGAATCATCGAGATTCCTAACTTGATCGATATCCAGAAGAATTCCTACAAGCGTTTCCTGCAAGCAGGGCTCCCTCCTTCTGCTCGGAAAAATATCGGGCTTGAAGCGGTTTTTCGCTCGGTTTTCCCCATTCGCGATTTTAGCGAAACCTGCTCATTGGACTACGTTTCGTACTCTCTGGGTACGCCTAAGTACGATGTGGGTGAGTGCCACCAGCGAGGGATGACCTTTGCCGCTCCCGTTAAGGTATGCGTGCGTCTTGTGTCTTGGGATGTCGACAAGGAATCCGGAGTCCAGGCGATACGCGACATAAAAGAGCAGGAAGTCTATTTTGGCGAGATCCCTTTAATGACCGAAAACGGTACCTTTATCATCAATGGTACCGAACGCGTTATCGTGAGCCAGTTGCATCGTTCTCCCGGTGTGTTTTTTGATCATGATAAAGGCAAGACTCATTCGAGCGGCAAGATTCTTTATAATGCTCGAGTGATCCCGTATCGTGGTTCCTGGCTCGATTTTGATTTTGATCATAAAGATCTCCTTTATGTCCGGATTGACCGCAGGCGGAAACTTCCCGCAACGGTTCTGCTTAAAGCTCTCGGTTACAGTGCCGAAGAGTTGTTGAATTACTATTATCAGGTGGAGACCGTTACGGTAGACGGGGACTCCTTCAAAAAAAAGGTCAATCTCGACCTTCTTGCGGGTCAGCGTGCCTCGACCGATGTGCTCGGCAATGATGGGGAAATTATCGTCAAGGCCAACCGCAAGTTCACCAAAGCGGCTATTCGCAAGCTTGCCGACAGCAATGTAGAGTATATCCCGGTTTCTGAAGAGGAAATCGTCGGCAAGGTTGCTTCCACTGATATTGTTGATGTCAGCACCGGCGAGGTCATTGTTGAATGCAATGAGGAAATCAGCGAGAGCAAGCTCGAAGAGTTGCGCACGCGAGGCATTGTTGAGTTCAACATCCTGTTTATCGATCATCTCCATGTAGGGCCCTACCTGCGGGAGACGCTGTTGCTGGATCGCATGGCTACTCCCGAGGATGCCCGCATCGAGATCTACAGGCGTCTGCGTCCAGGAGATCCGCCGACCATAAAGAGCGCTAATGCGCTTTTTGAAAGCTTGTTCTTCAACCCTGAGAGATATGATCTTTCGGTGGTCGGACGTATCAAACTGAACTACAAGTTGGGGCTTCAATCGCCTGAAGATCAGACCACGCTCACCAAGGATGATATCCTCGAAGTCGTTCGCTATCTCATCGGTCTGCGCGATGGGCGCGGTACCATTGATGATATCGATCATCTTGGGAATCGTCGCGTGCGCGCAGTGGGCGAACTGCTGGAAAATCAATACCGTGTCGGCCTGGTGCGGATGGAGCGGGCGATTAAGGAGCGCATGAGTCTGCAGGAAGTCGACAGCCTGATGCCTCACGATCTGATCAATTCCAAGCCTGTTTCGGCAGTGGTCAAGGAGTTCTTCGGGTCATCTCAGTTGTCCCAGTTTATGGATCAGACCAATCCTTTGTCTGAAATTACCCATAAACGACGTCTTTCGGCTCTGGGACCCGGTGGTCTTACCCGTGAGCGTGCCGGTTTTGAGGTGCGCGACGTTCATCCGACCCATTATGGACGTGTCTGTCCGATTGAGACGCCTGAAGGTCCCAATATCGGTTTGATCGCGTCCCTGTCAACCTATGCGCGGATCAACGAGCATGGATTCGTTGAGACTCCCTACAGGATCGTTGAGCAGGGGAAGGTTACCAACGAAATCCGGTATTTTTCGGCTTTGGAAGAGGGCGGCCACGCCATCGCTCAGGCCAACGCGCCTTTGGATGACGACGGACGCTTCCTCAACGAATTGGTCAACGCGAGACAGAACGGCGAATTCGTGCTTATTCAGCGCGAAGAAATCGGCCTTATGGACGTTTCGCCCAAGCAGCTCGTTTCGGTTGCCGCCTCGCTGATCCCGTTTTTGGAAAACGATGATGCCAACCGTGCGTTGATGGGGTCGAACATGCAGCGCCAGGCGGTTCCCTTGCTGCGCGCCGATGCACCGCTGGTCGGTACCGGTATGGAACGTATTGTCGCTCACGACTCCGGGGCCGCCGTAGTTGCGCGCCATAACGGTGTCGTTGAGTCGGTTGATGCATCGCGAATTGTTGTGAAGATTGACGAAGGCGAAGTGGATGAAGACGGAACCGGCGTTGATATTTACAATCTGATCAAATTCGCCCGGTCGAATCAGAACACCTGCTTGAATCAGAAACCGATCGTCAAGGTCGGTGACCGGGTTGCCAGCGGCGGTATCATCGCAGATGGTCCCTCCACGGAATGGGGTGAACTGGCTTTGGGGCAAAACGTGCTGGTCGCGTTTATGCCCTGGGAAGGTTACAACTTCGAAGATTCGATCCTGATTTCTGAAAAGCTGGTCAAGGAAGATCGCTATACTTCCATCCACATCGAGGAATTGGAATGTGTAGCGAGGGATACCAAGCTGGGTAAGGAAGAGATCACCAACGATATCCCCAATCTTGGCGAGGACGCCCTTAAGGACCTTGACGAAAGCGGTATTGTTCGTATCGGTGCCGAAGTCAAGCCCGGTGACATCCTGGTTGGTAAAATCACGCCTAAAGGCGAAACCCAACTGTCTCCCGAAGAAAAACTGCTGCGTGCAATTTTCGGGGAGAAAGCCGGCGATGTTCGCGACACGTCCTTGAGGCTTCCGCCCGGCGTGGAAGGTGTGGTTATCGGCGCTCGGGTCTTTTCCCGTAAGGGTTCGGACAAGGACAGCCGTACCGAATATATCGAAAAGACCGAAATTGAAAAACTGCTCAAGGATCAACACGATGAGATTCGCATTATACGCGAATCGACCCATGGCAAACTTGAGTCGCTTCTGGTAGGCCAGACCTCAGCCTCCGCGTTGTTCGATGCCGCAGGCAAAGAACTGCTCGGGCAGGGGGAGAAGATTACCAGTGAAGTGTTGGCCGAGGTGCCCTTTGCGCGCTGGCGTGAAATCAGCCTGCTGGATGCCTCCGAAAACGAAGAAAAGTTGAGTGCCATCATGACCAGTCTTGCTCAGCGCGAAGAGCTGATCAAGGCCGTGTTTGCCGATAAGATCGAAAAGATAAAACGCGGAGACGACCTGCCGCCTGGTGTCATCAAAATGGTCAAGGTCTATATCGCCATCAAGCGCAAATTGTCGGTTGGTGACAAGATGGCTGGCCGTCACGGTAATAAGGGTGTCCTGTCCAGAGTGTTGCCTGAAGAGGATATGCCTTATATGGCCGATGGCACTCCGGTTGAAATTGTCCTCAATCCGCTCGGCGTTCCTTCGCGTATGAACGTCGGGCAGATCCTCGAAACACATCTGGGACTTGCCGCTAGAGGTCTCGGGGTTCAGATTCAGGAGCATCTGGATCGTTATTACACCCCCGAGGCGATGCGTACCAAGATCGGCGAGTGTTATGAGGATGATCGGGTCGCCGAGTTCGTCGATGCCCTTCCGGACGACGAGGTTATGCAGCTTGCGCGTCAATTATCGCGCGGGGTGCCCATGGCTTCGCCCGTCTTCGAAGGGGTCACCGAAGAGCAGATGAAAAACCAGATGGAGCGGGCCGGCTTCGCATCCAGCGGGCAGATGACCTTGTACAACGGTAAAACCGGCGAAGCTTTCAAGGAGAAGGTCACCGTCGGTATCATGTATATGCTTAAATTGCATCACTTGGTCGACGATAAAATTCATGCACGTAGTATCGGCCCTTACAGTCTTGTGACCCAGCAGCCTCTAGGCGGCAAGGCGCAATTCGGTGGACAGCGTCTTGGTGAGATGGAAGTCTGGGCCATGGAAGCTTACGGTGCCGCTCATGCGCTGCAGGAGTTTTTGACCGTCAAGTCCGACGATGTCACCGGGCGTACGCGCATGTACGAGGCTATCGTCAAGGGTAAACATACTCTTGAGGCCGGATTGCCCGAGTCGTTCAATGTCCTCATCAAGGAACTGCAGTCCCTTTGTCTGGATGTCGAACTCCTTGAGGAGCAGGAATAA
- the rpmG gene encoding 50S ribosomal protein L33: MADIITLACTECKQRNYTTTKNKKTKPERLEFNKYCRFCRKHTPHRETK; the protein is encoded by the coding sequence ATGGCTGACATAATTACCCTTGCCTGCACCGAGTGCAAGCAGCGGAACTATACGACGACTAAAAACAAGAAAACCAAGCCCGAGCGGCTTGAGTTCAACAAGTACTGCCGTTTTTGTCGTAAGCATACCCCTCATCGCGAAACCAAGTAG